In Nymphalis io chromosome 11, ilAglIoxx1.1, whole genome shotgun sequence, one genomic interval encodes:
- the LOC126771572 gene encoding histone acetyltransferase KAT6B isoform X1, producing the protein MSEPDEVGKEVWKRWILEAIHKIRSQKQRPSVERICHAIRQHHNYHEDVVSERLERAVREGVVLKVYNKGQSSYKDPGGLQNKVLRIASDVDVSRAVAKAVRELGERDGSNLKTIEKHLRQAYQVSVEDNTDVRNILRAAAKRAVARGLLLHHAGNYKATDRPLTATDRIAKHRKLQESPENQLSPGGVPVCAECLGTDARNRLGVNEALICCFQCKSYAHPTCLNILEYINLTTLKSARWCCGECARCSACGLSGEWASRCAACARTAHARCRRPPWRCEPCSDKPHTPRPTMGGTPKKRKPKTPARRIDSDDEPSDGNDSPYARLPSEQRMSKEKQKFFRFSAFNLVKRRRGRESSSEWEGWEGSQWGGVHVTRVQRLELRLEHRQRSDPSDQSERSSSDSDPPLALPSRASPPAPSPRARPVPTIFERLASDAGPDGTWGFAAEAQKQRLVEEPERRSPEKTRSPDKRRSPIKRLSPEIRRLHEKRRSPEKRGLYDKRRSPELRLSLEKRRSPEKRLFDKRRSSSRQLSPGNRLSLEKKRSPERRRSSEPLLTPEKRSPNLNRCTPEPPQTSAMQQSPEKRQSPVPRKTVSPERAGRRRRSRCGDRLLTTLFDGLSEFYSVRTASRSQSRHRPVERERESESESRQVLKETRSTFKRYQAALSRASARPRGRTRERSASAARESAGGVGLRLSASALVVRAAEGKRGGGSAEEAQAHKLSRALGPATNQTEGKRLPPGVTEADAELFSQARAAPGAEGEAAGAPGPGAAGGPPPPRCPSAIEFGQWEIETWYSSPFPQEYARLPKLFLCEFCLKYAKSRAVLMRHLDKCLWRHPPATEIYRCGDISVFEVDGNANKIYCQNLCLLAKLFLDHKTLYYDVEPFLFYVLTKNDSKGCHLVGYFSKEKHCQQKYNVSCIMTMPQYQRQGYGRFLIHFSYLLSKEEGQPGTPEKPLSDLGRVSYNAYWKSVILEFLHDHRDRPFTFEDIALTTGMHINDVAVTFQLLGFMRYVPNNESVKLGICVDWNKVDNHMKKLNSRPRLEIDPECLRWTPLLAPTINPFRSPDEGSCDQDTENDDTEMKTESENTETEPETAISKHDMKSQLDKDVVDTPVEVTSSGRRRTRPLKYSETTYQTTPTLGDGNRKRKRETSRKISENVEEEKKEPEATPRRQRSKSIASRSKATQDEIVEETLPRNRRKNLKEPAYVSDSQESQESNDIHNETTDTPASAIKVKSKRQARWKGRKRQKGGKPAPKISGTPVAKKAKVDDKQDQNDYKTDDSIEEPVNNTPSKVQNHTAKSQNESKPDATNKNTGESSEDSSGEADDEMDVEEGEDRTSIPSKPATPRPVEENSTDHHTSDMELDSIHMDSPKSLAEKDQVINETNKDKTEEENSIVENGPIVRVTSDDIVETKITKDNTENEKIPETRNGELKSPTKAQLDDKDTIVISESDDNNSQSCPLPSPKPNNLIPAQTNEYKPKDVPEKESPSKILPVVSTENAHIVLDAKGSGETTIPRPPVDLIVPRLHQIETIEVEGESDNAISPQTGVSPKKIDKTVISESPKQKKISEKVNIEMACELKKCEMRKETVIQLQTVEETKVPEKKSPTKIETIIQNLDPHRDIANSLKKPDPPKIDSYNEIDTRKLQMPITSKESEIPFRNDMLHTRKDEIVVSRSIIENTIPNYHNSVSNSMTIQPINSLQLQHPYLNHRTSVSKESQAVQTDKVLIKTSESSRTINNMSEPSPVISKSTTKLEVPHPITSPVVNPVIPKVPNVTDISFLPRCQSANAAVNLGMERTELDPSFTSNALHNTMSGSMSIVQTNTQDNKNDHNQKPREKSKLRDVRVNSAHSKLEKTEKKSTKNETPRSTPEPKLFFPDQNTNVRKPETSVPINVINTVSVTSKLETKASEAPKKQDFFKKEKSNASKCESKNASIKHDKSCSTQLNLKAAEQNDINKMMPKFKYDNELVPKADYGMNQIPNYHTTPAQYPMSQWPPWDPTRTWDHNRFLDMKNNDKNYLDKFQGFNLPHLDQMQKSPQKLHPKYDQKDFHNIAYGALSSGIYATTGLPHFKETKAPTSKASDCTQKNECKPTKQSKTTTACQTQCENKKSQSHNTTEAQMKQMMQRQVNKQQDVVTSCAEFRQQSPQVLTSPGCKTPFNQNGPCGQEKVEIEKKSRQHSKKDESPKDTNKEEMCEAVSPALQSMGVYTPDSTSNSVHSVQYPVCELDVSQLGLESPTSIGSDLASPCSMMHMHPAPSPQYPHSSIHIPSIMSQPNQPTKQQKINNRNRNNTASSASAADNKAVRGAATPPARHRATPPHPAPHPSPHPSPHGGGVMQGSSSGSGGAGYQGGYLSFQQQQQYHAGWAPSCSLAKLQQMADAPQHPPHTPPAPPQYNVFQYGQQAGTPPAGHYHAPKYYAPAHNQLESPRNTRNATSNLSPMQHVQMGPGSRMSPNLNTHIISQYGLNGYRVPPQQQFNNLPVQMMNVQPGVQYPGPDPRAQQPNVYAYAGYINPPPPLTMQTLNSTMRR; encoded by the exons ATGAGCGAACCAGACGAAGTCGGAAAAGAAGTGTGGAAGCGATGGATTCTTGAGGCGATACATAAGATAAGGTCTCAAAAGCAGAGACCGAGTGTGGAGAGGATATGTCATGCGATCAGACAGCACCATAATTATCATGAAGATGTTGTGTCGGAGCGGTTGGAGCGGGCAGTGCGTGAGGGTGTTGTTTTGAAGGTTTATAACAAGGGACAGAGTTCGTACAAGGATCCAGGAGGTTTGCAAAATAAAGTTTTGCGAATTGCTTCCGATGTGGACGTTTCGCGAGCAGTCGCGAAAGCAGTGCGTGAGTTAGGGGAGCGAGACGGTTCCAACTTAAAAACAATCGAGAAACATTTACGTCAAGCTTACCAAGTTTCAGTTGAGGACAATACAGACGTGCGTAATATATTACGGGCTGCTGCAAAGCGAGCTGTAGCTAGGGGTCTGTTGCTTCACCACGCGGGAAACTATAAAGCAACTGATCGTCCGCTCACAGCGACCGACCGAATTGCTAAACACAGGAAGTTGCAGGAAAGCCCGGAGAAT CAACTAAGTCCAGGAGGTGTTCCGGTGTGTGCAGAGTGTCTTGGTACAGATGCTAGAAACCGCCTTGGAGTGAATGAGGCTCTCATCTGCTGCTTTCAGTGCAAGTCATATGCACATCCGACTTGCCTTAATATACTTGAATACATAAATTTGACAACTTTGAAG AGCGCGCGCTGGTGCTGCGGCGAGTGCGCGCGCTGCAGCGCGTGCGGGCTGAGCGGCGAGTGGGCGTCGCGCTGCGCCGCGTGCGCGCGCACGGCGCACGCGCGCTGCCGCCGCCCGCCGTGGCGCTGCGAGCCGTGCTCCGACAAGCCGCACACGCCCCG ACCGACCATGGGAGGAACGCCGAAGAAGCGGAAACCGAAGACGCCGGCGCGCCGCATCGACTCGGACGACGAGCCCTCCGACGGTAATGACTCGCCGTACGCCCGCCTCCCGTCCGAACAGAGAATGTCAAAGGAGAAGCAAAAGTTTTTCAGATTCTCCGCTTTCAATCTCGTGAAACGCCGCCGGGGTAGGGAGTCCTCGAGTGAGTGGGAGGGGTGGGAGGGGTCGCAGTGGGGTGGCGTGCATGTCACCCGTGTGCAACGACTCGAGCTGCGTCTCGAGCACCGGCAGCGTTCCGATCCCTCCGACCAATCGGAGCGCTCCTCCTCCGACAGCGACCCGCCGCTCGCGCTTCCGTCCCGCGCCTCACCGCCCGCGCCTTCCCCCCGAGCCCGTCCCGTGCCAACTATTTTTGAGCGTCTCGCCTCCGACGCAGGTCCCGATGGTACGTGGGGTTTCGCCGCCGAAGCGCAGAAGCAACGCCTCGTTGAGGAACCCGAACGGCGATCACCCGAAAAGACGCGGTCGCCTGACAAACGGAGATCACCCATAAAGCGGCTTTCGCCGGAAATTCGGCGGTTGCACGAAAAGCGCCGATCACCGGAAAAGCGGGGATTATATGATAAAAGACGCTCACCTGAACTACGACTTTCACTCGAAAAGCGACGATCGCCAGAAAAGCGGTTATTTGATAAAAGACGATCGTCTAGTAGACAGCTTTCGCCTGGAAACCGGCTATCCCTTGAAAAGAAACGGTCGCCCGAGAGGCGGCGTTCGTCCGAGCCACTTCTGACTCCCGAGAAGCGGTCACCTAATCTAAATCGCTGTACGCCCGAGCCGCCGCAAACGTCTGCAATGCAGCAGTCGCCCGAGAAAAGGCAGTCGCCCGTGCCACGGAAAACCGTTTCACCCGAGAGAGCCGGTCGTAGACGACGGAGCAGATGTGGCGATAGATTACTCACTACGCTATTCGACGGGCTCTCGGAGTTCTACTCGGTTCGGACGGCGTCCCGCTCGCAGTCGCGTCACCGGCCCGTGGAGCGCGAGCGCGAGAGCGAGAGCGAGAGTCGGCAGGTGTTGAAAGAGACTCGGAGCACGTTCAAGCGGTACCAGGCGGCGCTGTCGCGAGCGAGCGCGCGGCCCCGCGGCCGGACGCGAGAGCGCAGCGCTTCGGCGGCGCGAGAGAGCGCGGGCGGGGTAGGGCTGCGGTTGAGCGCGTCGGCGCTGGTGGTGCGCGCGGCGGAGGGCAAGCGCGGCGGGGGCTCGGCGGAGGAGGCGCAGGCGCACAAGCTGTCGCGCGCGCTCGGCCCGGCCACCAATCAGACGG AGGGTAAGAGACTGCCCCCCGGGGTGACGGAGGCGGACGCGGAGCTGTTCTCGCAGGCGCGTGCGGCGCCGGGCGCGGAGGGCGAGGCGGCGGGCGCGCCGGGCCCGGGCGCCGCGGGCgggccgccgccgccgcgctgccCGTCCGCCATCGAGTTTGGCCAGTGGGAGATCGAGACGTGGTATTCGAGCCCCTTTCCACAGGAATATGCCAg GTTGCCAAAGTTATTCCTCTGCGAGTTTTGTCTGAAGTATGCGAAAAGTCGAGCTGTATTAATGCGGCATTTGGACAAGTGCCTTTGGCGACATCCGCCGGCCACGGAAATATACCGATGCGGGGACATTTCCGTTTTCGAAGTCGATGGGAATGCTAATAAGATATACTGTCAGAATCTCTGTCTACTCGCGAAGCTGTTTCTAGACCACAAAACACTTTATTATGACGTAGAgccgtttttattttatgtactaacGAAAAATGACAGCAAAGGATGTCATTTGGTTGGCTATTTCTCGAAAGAAAAGCATTGTCAGCAGAAATATAACGTGTCCTGTATTATGACGATGCCCCAGTATCAAAGACAGGGATATGGAAGATTCCTCATCCATTTTA gTTACTTGTTATCGAAAGAAGAAGGGCAGCCAGGCACACCAGAAAAACCACTTTCAGATCTAGGGAGAGTGTCATATAATGCCTACTGGAAATCTGTAATTTTAGAGTTTCTCCATGATCACAGAGATCGTCCATTTACATTTGAAGACATCGCATTAACAACAGGAATGCATATAAATGATGTTGCTGTAACATTTCAACTTCTCGGCTTCATGAGATATGTTCCAAATAATGAATCTGTTAAATTAGGAATATGTGTAGATTGGAATAAGGTTGATAATCATATGAAAAAATTGAATAGTAGGCCACGTCTCGAAATCGACCCAGAATGTCTCAGGTGGACACCGTTATTGGCGCCAACGATTAATCCATTCAGATCGCCGGATGAAGGTTCCTGTGACCAAGACACTGAAAATGACGATACTGAAATGAAAACAGAAAGCGAAAACACAGAAACTGAACCAGAAACTGCAATATCAAAACATGATATGAAGTCTCAACTTGATAAGGATGTCGTGGATACACCAGTTGAAGTTACTTCATCTGGTAGAAGGCGGACTCGGCCGCTTAAATACAGTGAAACTACTTATCAAACAACACCTACACTTGGCGATGGAAACCGTAAGAGAAAACGTGAAACCAGCAGAAAAATATCAGAAAACGTGGAAGAGGAAAAGAAGGAGCCTGAAGCAACTCCAAGAAGACAGAGAAGTAAGAGTATAGCAAGTAGATCAAAAGCCACCCAAGATGAAATTGTTGAAGAGACTCTACCGAGAAACAGAAGGAAAAACCTCAAGGAGCCTGCATATGTTTCAGATAGTCAGGAAAGTCAAGAGAGCAATGACATTCATAATGAAACTACTGATACACCTGCTAGCGCAATAAAAGTGAAGAGTAAGAGACAGGCTCGTTGGAAGGGTCGGAAGCGACAGAAGGGTGGTAAGCCTGCTCCAAAAATCAGTGGAACACCAGTTGCAAAGAAAGCAAAAGTCGATGATAAACAAGATCAAAATGACTATAAAACTGATGATTCTATTGAAGAGCCGGTAAACAACACCCCGTCCAAAGTTCAAAATCATACAGCAAAGAGTCAAAATGAAAGTAAACCGGATGCGACCAATAAAAATACTGGTGAAAGTTCAGAAGATTCTTCTGGGGAGGCTGACGATGAGATGGACGTAGAAGAGGGAGAGGACAGAACCAGCATTCCCAGTAAGCCGGCAACACCGCGCCCTGTGGAAGAGAACAGTACAGACCATCACACCAGCGACATGGAACTTGATAGTATTCATATGGATTCACCAAAATCACTAGCAGAAAAAGATCAAGTTATTAATGAAACTAATAAAGATAAAACTGAGGAAGAAAATAGTATCGTCGAAAATGGACCAATTGTGAGGGTAACGTCGGATGATATTGTAGAAACTAAAATAACTAAAGACAATACTGAAAACGAGAAGATACCAGAAACAAGGAATGGCGAATTAAAATCTCCTACTAAAGCACAACTCGATGATAAGGATACTATCGTAATTTCCGAATCTGATGATAATAACAGCCAAAGTTGTCCCTTACCATCACCAAAACCTAACAACTTGATTCCAGCACAAACTAAtgaatacaaacctaaagatgtCCCGGAAAAAGAAAGTCCATCGAAAATACTACCGGTTGTTTCAACAGAAAATGCTCATATTGTTCTGGACGCTAAAGGTTCAGGCGAAACTACAATACCGCGACCGCCTGTTGATCTTATTGTACCACGTTTACATCAGATCGAGACTATAGAGGTTGAGGGAGAATCCGATAATGCCATCTCGCCACAAACAGGTGTATCTCCTAAAAAAATCGACAAGACAGTGATAAGTGAGTCTCCTAAGCAAAAGAAAATATCTGAGAAAGTAAACATCGAGATGGCGTGTGAACTAAAAAAATGTGAGATGAGAAAGGAGACCGTCATCCAGCTTCAAACTGTAGAAGAAACTAAAGTGCCAGAGAAGAAGTCGCCCACTAAAATCGAGACTATTATACAGAATTTAGATCCTCATAGAGATATTGCGAACAGTTTGAAAAAACCAGATCCACCTAAAATCGATTCTTACAATGAAATAGACACTAGGAAATTACAGATGCCAATTACAAGTAAAGAAAGTGAAATACCGTTTAGAAATGACATGTTGCATACTAGAAAGGATGAAATTGTCGTTTCGCGAAGTATAATAGAAAACACTATACCAAATTATCACAATTCCGTAAGTAATTCGATGACAATACAGCCAATAAACTCTTTACAACTACAACATCCCTACTTAAACCACAGAACTAGTGTGAGCAAAGAATCACAAGCAGTTCAAACTGACAAAGTGCTCATCAAAACTAGTGAATCTAGTAgaacaataaacaatatgtcTGAACCTTCACCAGTGATAAGTAAGAGTACTACAAAATTAGAAGTGCCCCATCCCATAACGTCGCCTGTCGTAAATCCAGTGATACCAAAAGTACCCAATGTGACTGATATTAGTTTTTTACCGAGGTGCCAAAGTGCTAATGCAGCTGTTAATTTAGGCATGGAAAGAACTGAATTAGACCCTAGTTTCACGAGTAATGCCTTGCATAACACCATGAGCGGTTCTATGAGTATAGTTCAAACAAATACCCAAGATAACAAAAACGATCACAATCAAAAACCTAGGGAAAAGAGCAAACTACGGGATGTAAGAGTAAATTCAGCTCATAGCAAACTCGAAAAGACCGAGAAGAAATCAACAAAAAACGAAACGCCGAGAAGTACGCCGGAGCCGAAGTTGTTTTTTCCAGACCAAAATACGAATGTAAGAAAACCTGAAACATCTGTtcctataaatgtaataaatacggTCTCTGTGACTAGTAAATTAGAAACGAAAGCTAGCGAGGCACCAaagaaacaagatttttttaagaaagaaaAGTCTAATGCATCCAAGTGTGAATCAAAGAATGCGTCAATTAAACACGATAAGAGTTGTTCGACTCAACTCAACTTAAAGGCGGCTGAAcagaatgatataaataaaatgatgccAAAATTTAAGTATGACAATGAGCTAGTTCCAAAAGCCGACTATGGAATGAATCAAATCCCCAACTATCACACAACGCCCGCACAATATCCTATGTCACAGTGGCCGCCATGGGACCCCACTAGAACGTGGGATCATAACAGGTTTTTGGACATGAAAAATAACGACAAGAACTACCTGGATAAATTTCAAGGTTTCAATCTACCGCATTTAGATCAGATGCAAAAGTCGCCGCAGAAGTTGCATCCGAAATATGATCAAAAAGACTTCCACAACATCGCTTACGGAGCACTATCGAGTGGGATATATGCGACGACGGGTCTTCCGCATTTTAAGGAAACTAAAGCACCAACGTCAAAAGCTTCGGATTGCACCCAGAAAAACGAATGCAAACCAACAAAGCAATCAAAAACAACAACAGCGTGTCAAACTCAATGCGAGAACAAGAAATCACAGTCTCACAATACGACGGAGGCTCAAATGAAGCAAATGATGCAGCGTCAGGTTAACAAACAGCAAGACGTGGTCACGAGTTGCGCTGAATTCCGGCAGCAGAGTCCACAAGTGTTGACGTCGCCCGGTTGCAAGACCCCATTCAACCAGAATGGCCCATGTGGACAGGAGAAGGTCGAAATAGAAAAGAAGTCACGACAGCATTCCAAAAAGGATGAATCTCCAAAGGACACGAATAAAGAAGAAATGTGCGAAGCTGTCAGTCCCGCTCTACAATCAATGGGGGTTTACACACCGGACTCAACAAGCAACTCGGTGCATTCAGTTCAATATCCGGTGTGTGAGTTGGATGTTAGCCAGTTGGGTCTGGAGTCGCCCACGAGCATCGGGTCGGACCTGGCGTCGCCCTGCTCCATGATGCACATGCACCCCGCGCCCAGTCCGCAGTACCCACATTCGTCTATACACATACCTTCCATCATGAGTCAGCCGAATCAACCGACGAAGCAgcagaaaataaataacagaaataG GAACAACACTGCGAGCAGTGCGAGCGCGGCCGACAACAAGGCCGTGCGCGGCGCCGCCACGCCGCCCGCGCGCCACCGCGCCACGCCGCCGCACCCCGCGCCGCACCCCTCGCCGCACCCCTCTCCGCACG gCGGCGGAGTAATGCAAGGCAGTTCAAGTGGAAGTGGCGGTGCAGGCTACCAGGGCGGCTACTTGTCGTTCCAGCAGCAACAGCAGTACCATGCGGGATGGGCACCTTCGTGCTCGTTGGCTAAGCTACAGCAGATGGCTGACGCGCCACAGCACCCTCCGCACACGCCGCCGGCTCCACCACAG TACAACGTGTTCCAGTACGGACAGCAGGCGGGTACGCCGCCGGCCGGCCACTACCACGCGCCCAAGTACTACGCGCCCGCTCACAACCAGCTTGAGTCACCAAGGAACACGCGTAATGCTACCA GTAATCTAAGTCCAATGCAGCACGTCCAGATGGGCCCTGGGTCGAGAATGTCGCCTAATTTAAATACTCACATAATAAGCCAATATGGACTCAATGGTTATCGGGTTCCACCTCAGCAGCAGTTCAACAACCTCCCCGTCCAAATGATGAATGTGCAACCTGGTGTGCAGTACCCTGGACCAGACCCGAGAGCTCAACAACCAAATGTTTATGCTTATGCAGGTTACATTAACCCTCCACCACCTCTCACGATGCAAACATTAAACTCTACTATGCGTCGGTAG